In Methylobacterium sp. WL1, the sequence CCGAAGCGCTGCTCGTCGCCCCAGGCCTGGACCACCTTCACCTTCGGCCAGTCGGCCTCAAGCTCGTCGGCGACCGTGAGCGCCACCGAGGTGCGCACGCCCTGGCCCATGTCGGAGCGGTGGTTGGTCACCGTGACGGTGCCGTCCGGGGCGATCGCCACGAAGATTTTTGGGTCGTCGCGCCAGCCGTGCGGCATGCCGTCGGCGCCGAACTTCTGGGCCTTCTGCTCGGCGGTCTGGCCCTCGTCGGCGCGGGCGTCGCGCAGGGACAGGGCGAGCACCAGCGCGCCGGCGCCCCCGAGGATGCCGCGGCGGCTGACATTGGCCAAGACGGGCTTGGCGGTCGGCTTGGCGTTGGCCAGTTCGGCCATCATCTGTGCGTCGTGAATCACAGGCGCTCTCCCTTGCCGGCGGGGGCCGTCTGGCCGGCGGCCTGATGGATCGCCGCGCGGATGCGCGGATAGGTGCCGCAACGGCAGATGTTGCCGCTCATCGTGTCGTCGATGTCCTGCTCGGACGGCTTGGGTGTGTCCTTGAGCAGGGCTGCGGCCTGCATGATCTGGCCGCACTGGCAGTAGCCGCACTGGGAGACGTTGAGGTCGCGCCAGGCCACCTGCACCGGATGATTGCCGTCGGGCGACAGCCCCTCGATGGTTACGACCTCCTGGCCGGCGGCCGCCGAGACCGGGGTGATGCAGGCGCGGGTCGCCGCGCCGCCGAGATGGATCGTGCAGGCGCCGCACAGCGACACGCCACAGCCGAACTTGGTGCCGGTGAGGCCCAACTCGTCGCGCAGGTACCACAGCAGCGGCATGTCGGGGTCGCCGTCGAAGCTGCGCGCAGCCCCGTTCACGGTGAGTTTGATCATCGATGCGTCCTGTCTGGCAGCGCCTGAGCGGCGTCCCGTCGGGTCAGAGCCGGAGGCGCCGACCGATGCTCGGTCCGCGCGTCCGCCCATGCCGGCTAACCCGGCGAACGGGCTTCTGGGTTCGGAAGTGGAAGAATTCTAATCCACCCCGGGAGCCTTGTGCAACGCAAGGTGGATGCGGCACGCCGCCGGAGGTCCGCGCCCGGGACATGCCGCGTGCGGCGGCGCACATGCCGGCGTCGTGGAAGACAACGCCTTCGAACGTGTGAGAGGGAAGAGGTCCGTACTGCGACGCTGCACTGCGTCGACAACGATCAGCGTCGGCATCCGAACGCATGTTCGGCTCGGACCTAACGGCCTTGCCGCTGCGCCGCGCTCGCCATGGCCGGGCGGCGCCTGCATTCCCAACGCGAACATCGGTCCGTTGAGTGTTTGAAGGCGGATCGATCCATCACCGGACCGTCAGCGAACAGTCTCCAGATCGGTCCTGCGAAACTCGTCCGCCGTGGCGAGGATCGGCACGTTGAAGAACCGGGCCGCGGCGTAGTGGAGGCAGTCCCCGAGGTTGAGACCGTGCCGGCCTGCCCGGTATCGATGCGCCGCCGACAGGGCGAGCGCCGTCGTCTCGCTGGCGGGCGGGAGATCGCAGATCTCGATGCTTCGGGCTGCGAGGAATTCGAGGACGATCGGCCCGACGGCCTCGATCGTCATGTCGAACTTGTCGGGCCGCGCGAGGGCCAGCGCCGTTTCCAGGATCGCGACGGGCGAGGTCATGCACCGGTCGGCTGAGGCGAGGGCGCCGGAGATCCGGCCGGCCTCCGGCTCGTCCGCCAGCAGGGCGACGAGCGCGGAGGCGTCCACGAACATCAGCGGCCCTCCCACATCGCGTCGTAGACATCCCGCGGGAGGGGCGTCCGGGCAGCCTCGCTAAGGGTGATTCCATGCTTCTCGCGCAACCGTGCGGCGGTGGCCTGCGGCGTCTCCCCCGGGTGCCTGCGCGCGATCGCCTCCCGCATGGCGATGACGATCGCCTCGGTGATGCCGACCCCCGCCAGGGCGGCGAACCGGCGTGTCAGCGCATCGGCTTCGGGATTGTTGACGTTGATCGGCACGGCCGTTCGCCCTCGACAGATCGATGTAGATAATCGCTTGCGCGGATCTACACCAGCGGCGCGATCCTCACACCGTCACCTGCGTCCCGACCTCGACCACGCGCCCGGTGGGGATCTGGAAGAAGTCCGTGGCGTCGTTCGCGTTCTTGGCGAGGGTAATGAAGATGCGGTCCTGCCAGAGCGGCATGCCCGAATGGGTGGCCGGGCGGATCGAGCGGCGGGACAGGAAGAACGACGTCGCCATGATATCGAACTTGAAGCCCTGGCGGCGCAGCAGCACCAGGGTCTTGGGGATGTTCGGCGTCTCCATGTAGCCGAACTTCATCACCACCTTGAAGAAGTGCGGCCCCACCGGCTCGATCCGGACCTTGTCGGTCTCCTTCGAGCGCGGGGTGTCCACCGTCTCCACCGTGAGGATCACGTTCTTCTCGTGCAGCACCTTGTTGTGCTTCAGGTTGTGCAGCAGGGCGGCCGGAGCGATCTCGGGGTCGCTCGTCAGGAACACCGCGGTTCCGCGCACGTGGTGGGGCGGGCTCTTCTCCAGCATGCCCACCAGCTCGACCAGCGGCACGTCGGTCTTGCGGGTCTTGTTGAACAGGATCGTGACCCCGCGCACCCAGGTCCACATCAGGATGACGAGGCCGCCGGCCAGGATCAGGGGCACGTAGCCGCCCTCGACCACCTTGATCAGGTTGGAGAGCAGGAACAGGAACTCGACCACGATGAACGGCAGCATCACCAGGGCGGCGGCCACCGGAGACCAGCCCCACATCCGCCAGATCACCAGGAAGGTCATCGAGGCGGTGAGCAGCATCGTGCCGGTCACCGCGATGCCGTAGGCCGAGGCGAGCGACGAGGAGGTCTTGAACAGCACCGCCAGCAGCACGACGCCGACCATCAGCAGACCGTTGATCTGCGGCAGGTAGATCTGACCGGCATGCGATTCGGAGGTGTGGCGGATCTCGAGCCGCGGCAGCAGACCGAGCTGGATCGCCTGCCGGGAGAGGGAGAAGGCGCCGGTGATCACCGCCTGGCTCGCCACCACGGTGGCCAGCGTCGCCAGCACCACCATCGGCAGCAGGCCCCAGGCCGGGACGAGCTGGAAGAACGGGTCGGCGGTGTCGGGCTTCTCCAGCACCAGGGCCGCCTGGCCCAGGTAGTTGAGGGCGAGCGCCGGGAAGACCAGGCAGACCCACGCCACCTGGATCGGCTTGCGGCCGAAATGCCCGAGATCGGCGAACAGGGCCTCGGCGCCGGTCACCGCCAGGAACACCGCGCCGAGCGCCACCAGCGCCCCGGTGCCGTGGCCGAGCAGGTAATGCACCGCGTACCAGGGGTTGACCGCACGGAATACCTCCGTGTGCAGGCCGATATGCGGCAGGGCCGCGAGCGCCATGGCGACGAACCACACCACGGTCATCGGCCCGAAGAACGCCGCGACCTTGGCGGTGCCGCGGTTCTGCACCAGGAACAGGGCGACGATGATCGTCACCGTAATCGGCAGCACGTAGTCGTTCAGGGCCGGGGTGACGAGCTTCAGCCCCTCCACGGCGGAGAGCACCGAGATCGCCGGGGTGATCACCGCGTCGCCGTAGAACAGGGAGGCGCCGAGCAGGCCGAGCATGAACACGATGCGGGATCCGCCGAGCGCCTTCCGGGCCAGTGCCATCAGCGAGAGGATGCCGCCCTCGCCGTTGTTGTCCATGCGCAGCAGGATCGCGACGTACTTGACCGTCACGATCAGGAACAGCGCCCAGAGGATCAGCGAGACGGTGCCGATCACCTCCTCGGGCAGCAGGATGCCGTCGGTGCGGGCCGGGACCAGCGCCTCGCGGAAGGCGTAGAGCGGGCTGGTGCCGATGTCGCCGTAGACGACCCCGACCGAGCCGACCAGCAGGGTCCAGAAGCCGGCATGGCCGTGCTGGGTCTCGGCCTTCTCGGGGGAATCCAGGGCGCCGGCCGGGGCCGGCCCCTGCTCGGGGGGCGGAGCGCCGGCCTCGGCCCCGAAGTGGGCACAGGGGCGGACACCGGGGCGGGCACCGGGGCTGACGGGGCGCGGCGTCCAGACGCCGCGGGCGCGGGCTGGGCTGCTACGCCGGGTGCGAAGGTCTGGCTCATGCGGATTGTCGGAGGCTCGGGCGTGGCCGGCGTTTCGCGGGTCGGCTCATGGGGGCCCGGAGGGCCGGGCAGGAGGACGCGAAAACTCCGCCGAACCACGCGGGCCGGCCACCAGGCCGACCACTCACGGGATCGTGCGGCCTTGCTATCACGGCCTCAGGCGGCCGGGAACCGGGGGCCGTGCGAAGATCAGGCTTCGGGTGGGAGCGGGGAGCGGCGGTAGGGGGAACGTTCGCTTCGGGAGCGCCCTCACGCGACCGGTCGCCCGCCTCGTCATTCCGGGGCGCCGCGGGCGGGCCCGGAACCCGGAGCCGCCGACGGGGCCGGATTCGGCCCTGCTGCGGTTCCGGAGCCCGGGCTCCGCTGCACGGCCCCCGGACGACAGGGTGATTCGTCCGGCGCCGTTCCGCGACCCGGCCTATTCGGCCGCGGTGCGGGTATCGCCGCCCTGCTGGCCGAACCGGCGCTCGATGTAGTCGATCACGACCGTCTCGAAATCCTTGGCCAGCGTGGCGCCGCGCAGCGTCATCGCCTTCTTGCCGTCGATGAACACCGGCGCGGTCGGGGTCTCCCCGGTGCCGGGAAGCGAGATGCCGATATCGGCGTGCTTCGATTCGCCCGGACCGTTGACGATGCAGCCCATCACGGCGACGTTCAGGCCCTCGACTCCCGGATAGGTCTTCTTCCATTCCGGCATGGAGGTGACGATCCAGTTCTGGATGTCGCGGGCCAGCTCCTGGAAGGTGGTCGAGGTGGTGCGGCCGCAGCCCGGGCAGGCCGCAACCATCGGCACGAAGGTGCGGAAGCCCATGGTCTGCAGCAATTCCTGGCTCGCCTTGACCTCCACGCTCCGGTCGCCGCCGGGCTCCGGGGTCAGCGAGTAGCGGATCGTGTCGCCGATCCCCTCCTGGAGCAGCACGCCGATCGCCGCCGAGGCCGCGACCAGGCCCTTGGAGCCCATGCCGGCCTCGGTGAGGCCCAGGTGGATCGCGTAATCCGAGCGGCGCGCCACCTCGCGGTAGACCGCGATCAGGTCCTGCACCGCCGAGACCTTGGCCGACAGGATGATCTTGTTCTGCGGCAGGCCGAGTTCCACCGCCCGGTCGGCCGAGCCGATCGCCGAGCGCACCATCGCCTCCCGCATCACCGCGCGGGCATCGATCGGCCGCGGCAGCTTGGCGTTCTCGTCCATCAGGTGGGTGAGCAGCTCGCCGTCGAGCGAGCCCCAGTTGGCGCCGATCCGGACGGTCTTGCCGTACTTGATCGCCTGCTCGATGATCGAGGAGAACTGGGTGTCCTTCTTATCCTTGAACCCGACGTTGCCGGGGTTGATCCGGTACTTCGCCAGGGCCTCGGCGCAGGCCGGATGGTCGGCCAGAAGCTTGTGGCCGATATAGTGGAAATCGCCGATCAGCGGCACGTGGACGCCGATCCGGTCGAGCCGCTCACGGATCTTCGGCACCGCGGCCGCCGCCTCGTCCCGGTCGACGGTGATGCGGACCAGCTCCGAGCCGACCCGGGCGAGCTGGGCGACCTGCGCCACCGTGCCGTCGATGTCGGCGGTGTCGGTGTTGGTCATCGACTGCACGACGATCGGGGCGCCGCCGCCGACCGTGACCGCGCCTTCGCCCTCGCCGACCGTGACGCCCACCGTGCGGTGGCGCGGCGCGGGGCCGGCGATCTCCGGACCCCCGCTGGTCAGGGCGGTCTCGGCGGGATTTTCGGAGCGGATGGCTTCCATGACTTCCATCGTGGACCTTCGCGTGCGCGCACTGTGCGGAGCGCCGGAGCCTTAAACGGGCTGGCCGGGCATCTCGCGGCGCGCGCCTCGCCGGAGCTTCGGGGCTGCGGGCCGACCGCGGTTAGCTGCGGACGACGCCGCGCGGCGTCAAGCAGACGCCACGCATGACAGCATCGCGGCTGTCATGTCGTATCCGGATGCGGATGTCGAGTTTGCCGCGCGGCCGACACCGGTTTTCGTCCGCCCCTGTTGCCGGAATCGCGCGCCGCGCGCCGTCCGGCGCCGCGCCGCCAGCCCCGGGCATGGTTGATGTTGCAGTGCACCATCCCATGTAGGAAGCCCTGATTGGAGGCCGACATGCGCGAGCATCCCCACGGCGGTGAGCCGCACAACCCGGTGACCGCCGTCCCGGAAACCGTGCCGGACATGTTGCCCGACCGTTCGTCCGGAATCCCTGTCTCGGACGGGATCGAGCCCACACCTGCCCACCCGCCGAACCGGATCCTGGCGGGGCCCCGGGCCGAGAAGCCGGTCGCCCTGGCCCTGCAGGGCGGCGGCGCCCACGGGGCCTTCACCTGGGGCGTGCTCGATGCCCTGATCGAGGACGGCCGCCTGGCCTTCGAGGCGCTGACCGGGGCGAGCGCCGGGGCGATGAACGCCGTCGTGATGGTCGACGGCTGGCTGAAGGGCGGCCCGGACGGCGCCCGGGAGGGGCTCGAGCGGTTCTGGCGCGAGGTCAGCCTCGACGGTGACCTCGGCCCGGCCCAGCGCAACGTCGTCAGCGGGCTGTTCAGCCTGTGGAAGGGCAACCCGGTGGCCGAGTTCTGGTCGAAGATGCTCTCGCCGAGCCCCTACGTGTCGAACCCGCTCAACATCAACCCGCTGCGCAAGGCGCTGGCCGCGCAGGTGGATTTCGAGCGCCTGCGGGAGTCCGAGACCGCCGGCCTGTTCGTCTCGGCCACCAATGTCTGGACCGGCAAGCTCGCGGTGTTCGAGCGCGAGCGCCTGACCGTCGACCACCTGATGGCCTCGGCCTGCCTGCCGACGGTCTTCCAGGCGGTCCAGATCGACGGCGTGCCCTATTGGGACGGCGGCTATCTCGGCAACCCGCCGCTCTACCCGCTGCACCGGGGCGCCCGGACCCGCGACATCGTGCTGGTCCAGATCAACCCTGTCGAGCGGCGCGAGACCCCGCGCACGGAGCGTGAGATCCGCGACCGGCTCAACGAGATCACCTTCAACGCCAACCTGATGCGGGAATTGCGGGCGATCGACTTCCTCGACGGCCTGATCGAGGACGGCACCCTGGGCCAGGGCGGCTACCAGCGGGTCCTGGTGCACCGGATCGACGGCACCGATGCGCTCGAGGATTACAACGCCGCCTCCAAGCTCGACGCGCGCTGGACCGTGTTCAAGCGCCTGCGCGACAAGGGCCGCGGCGCCGCCCGGGCCTGGCTCGCCGAGACCTACGGAACCATCGGCCACGCCTGCACCCTGAACCTGCGGGACGCGTATCAATAGACGGGGCAAGATTGGTCGAGCGCGGCAAGAGGGAGGCGAGCGGGAGGCAAGACCCGTACAGCGCGCAATCGTTTGCGTAGTCATATCGAGACGATTGAACGTGGTTTCATGGAATACGTTTCAATTTGTAGAGTATAGTATCCGGCTAAGTGTCGATTCTTAATAAAATTTGTGCGGCGTAAGAGATATTTCACGGAGATGTAGTATCCCGGCGCGTCGACCGCAGGCCGAGTGGGCCCGGTGATTCTGCCCTGAAGGACGGCCCATGGGTTTTCGCCTGATCGATCTCAGGACCGGCGTGAAGATCGCGCTGGTCATGGCCCTGATGCTGGCGATCACCGTCGCCGTCTCGGTGGTCTCGCTCCGCAATATCGGGTTGATCGAGGAGACCGAGGCCTGGACCGTCCACACCCATGAGGTGCTGGCCGAGGTCGACCGGATGGTGGTCGCGATGGTCGACCGGGAGACCGCCCTGCGGGGCTACCTGATCTCCGCCGAGCCGCGCTTCCTCGAACCCGAGCAGGCCGGGCGGAAGGCGTTCGCGGCCTCCTGGGACGCGGCGCGCAAGCTCACCGCC encodes:
- a CDS encoding (2Fe-2S)-binding protein gives rise to the protein MIKLTVNGAARSFDGDPDMPLLWYLRDELGLTGTKFGCGVSLCGACTIHLGGAATRACITPVSAAAGQEVVTIEGLSPDGNHPVQVAWRDLNVSQCGYCQCGQIMQAAALLKDTPKPSEQDIDDTMSGNICRCGTYPRIRAAIHQAAGQTAPAGKGERL
- a CDS encoding type II toxin-antitoxin system VapC family toxin, producing the protein MFVDASALVALLADEPEAGRISGALASADRCMTSPVAILETALALARPDKFDMTIEAVGPIVLEFLAARSIEICDLPPASETTALALSAAHRYRAGRHGLNLGDCLHYAAARFFNVPILATADEFRRTDLETVR
- a CDS encoding type II toxin-antitoxin system VapB family antitoxin; translation: MPINVNNPEADALTRRFAALAGVGITEAIVIAMREAIARRHPGETPQATAARLREKHGITLSEAARTPLPRDVYDAMWEGR
- a CDS encoding potassium transporter Kup; this encodes MDSPEKAETQHGHAGFWTLLVGSVGVVYGDIGTSPLYAFREALVPARTDGILLPEEVIGTVSLILWALFLIVTVKYVAILLRMDNNGEGGILSLMALARKALGGSRIVFMLGLLGASLFYGDAVITPAISVLSAVEGLKLVTPALNDYVLPITVTIIVALFLVQNRGTAKVAAFFGPMTVVWFVAMALAALPHIGLHTEVFRAVNPWYAVHYLLGHGTGALVALGAVFLAVTGAEALFADLGHFGRKPIQVAWVCLVFPALALNYLGQAALVLEKPDTADPFFQLVPAWGLLPMVVLATLATVVASQAVITGAFSLSRQAIQLGLLPRLEIRHTSESHAGQIYLPQINGLLMVGVVLLAVLFKTSSSLASAYGIAVTGTMLLTASMTFLVIWRMWGWSPVAAALVMLPFIVVEFLFLLSNLIKVVEGGYVPLILAGGLVILMWTWVRGVTILFNKTRKTDVPLVELVGMLEKSPPHHVRGTAVFLTSDPEIAPAALLHNLKHNKVLHEKNVILTVETVDTPRSKETDKVRIEPVGPHFFKVVMKFGYMETPNIPKTLVLLRRQGFKFDIMATSFFLSRRSIRPATHSGMPLWQDRIFITLAKNANDATDFFQIPTGRVVEVGTQVTV
- the ispG gene encoding flavodoxin-dependent (E)-4-hydroxy-3-methylbut-2-enyl-diphosphate synthase, translated to MEVMEAIRSENPAETALTSGGPEIAGPAPRHRTVGVTVGEGEGAVTVGGGAPIVVQSMTNTDTADIDGTVAQVAQLARVGSELVRITVDRDEAAAAVPKIRERLDRIGVHVPLIGDFHYIGHKLLADHPACAEALAKYRINPGNVGFKDKKDTQFSSIIEQAIKYGKTVRIGANWGSLDGELLTHLMDENAKLPRPIDARAVMREAMVRSAIGSADRAVELGLPQNKIILSAKVSAVQDLIAVYREVARRSDYAIHLGLTEAGMGSKGLVAASAAIGVLLQEGIGDTIRYSLTPEPGGDRSVEVKASQELLQTMGFRTFVPMVAACPGCGRTTSTTFQELARDIQNWIVTSMPEWKKTYPGVEGLNVAVMGCIVNGPGESKHADIGISLPGTGETPTAPVFIDGKKAMTLRGATLAKDFETVVIDYIERRFGQQGGDTRTAAE
- a CDS encoding patatin-like phospholipase family protein; this translates as MREHPHGGEPHNPVTAVPETVPDMLPDRSSGIPVSDGIEPTPAHPPNRILAGPRAEKPVALALQGGGAHGAFTWGVLDALIEDGRLAFEALTGASAGAMNAVVMVDGWLKGGPDGAREGLERFWREVSLDGDLGPAQRNVVSGLFSLWKGNPVAEFWSKMLSPSPYVSNPLNINPLRKALAAQVDFERLRESETAGLFVSATNVWTGKLAVFERERLTVDHLMASACLPTVFQAVQIDGVPYWDGGYLGNPPLYPLHRGARTRDIVLVQINPVERRETPRTEREIRDRLNEITFNANLMRELRAIDFLDGLIEDGTLGQGGYQRVLVHRIDGTDALEDYNAASKLDARWTVFKRLRDKGRGAARAWLAETYGTIGHACTLNLRDAYQ